The proteins below are encoded in one region of Streptomyces roseirectus:
- a CDS encoding sensor histidine kinase, translated as MSAVTSGTPETRRAWWPPGMGPDELPDGLVVADEHGRVVCFNAAAERMTATAAADALGRPLEKALPLEDLEGRRWWQLTDPYGGLATRVRQPERNLLLPGGREFLVSARYVRDRPAGPVRRLVVCLRDTEARRRTERSHAELIATVAHELRSPLTSVKGFTATLLAKWERFTDDQKRLMLETVDADADRVTRLIAELLDISRIDSGRLEVRRQPVDMGAAVGRHIQAYVAAGLPADRFLLRIGHPLPALWADPDKVDQVLSNLIENAVRHGEGTVTIDVTPAASPREGEDTGTSVTVSDEGAGIPEESMNRVFTRFWRGSKRGGTGLGLYIVKGIVEAHGGVITVGRAPEGGAQFRFTLPVAAPAYLS; from the coding sequence ATGAGTGCGGTCACGAGCGGTACACCGGAAACCCGAAGGGCCTGGTGGCCGCCCGGAATGGGGCCGGATGAACTGCCGGACGGCCTGGTGGTCGCCGACGAGCACGGCCGGGTCGTGTGCTTCAACGCCGCCGCCGAGCGGATGACCGCCACCGCGGCGGCCGACGCCCTCGGCAGGCCGCTGGAGAAGGCACTGCCGTTAGAGGACCTGGAGGGCCGCCGCTGGTGGCAGCTCACCGACCCCTACGGCGGCCTCGCCACCCGGGTACGACAACCCGAACGCAACCTCCTGTTGCCCGGCGGCCGGGAGTTCCTGGTCTCCGCCCGCTACGTCCGCGACCGCCCCGCGGGCCCCGTCCGCCGGCTCGTGGTCTGCCTGCGCGACACCGAGGCCCGCCGCCGCACCGAGCGCTCCCACGCCGAGCTGATCGCCACCGTGGCCCACGAACTGCGCTCCCCCCTCACCTCCGTCAAGGGCTTCACCGCGACCCTCCTCGCCAAGTGGGAGCGCTTCACCGACGACCAGAAGCGCCTCATGCTGGAGACCGTCGACGCCGACGCCGACCGCGTCACCCGCCTCATCGCCGAACTCCTCGACATCTCCCGCATCGACTCCGGCCGCCTCGAAGTGCGCCGCCAGCCCGTCGACATGGGCGCCGCCGTCGGCCGTCACATCCAGGCGTACGTCGCCGCGGGGCTGCCCGCCGACCGGTTCCTGCTCAGGATCGGCCATCCCCTGCCCGCCCTGTGGGCCGACCCGGACAAGGTCGACCAGGTGCTGAGCAACCTCATCGAAAACGCGGTGCGCCACGGCGAGGGAACCGTCACGATAGACGTCACGCCCGCCGCGTCCCCCCGGGAAGGGGAGGACACCGGCACGTCGGTCACCGTGAGCGACGAGGGCGCCGGCATCCCGGAGGAGTCCATGAACCGCGTCTTCACCCGCTTCTGGCGGGGCAGCAAGCGCGGCGGCACCGGGCTCGGCCTCTACATCGTCAAGGGCATCGTCGAGGCCCACGGCGGCGTCATCACCGTCGGACGCGCCCCCGAGGGCGGCGCTCAGTTCCGATTTACGCTGCCCGTGGCGGCCCCTGCTTATCTGAGCTAG
- the pheS gene encoding phenylalanine--tRNA ligase subunit alpha: MSAPNKSYDPVEVEALKPEEVERMRDEALAAFTAADSLDALQEAKVAHTGGTSPLALANREIGALPPQAKAAAGKLVGQARGAVNKALAARQAELEAERDARVLVEEAVDVTLPYDRVPAGARHPLTTLSERIEDVFVAMGYEVAEGPQVEAEWFNFDALNIGPDHPARGEQDTFFVQAADGSADSGQVLRTHTSPVQIRSLMDRDLPVYVICPGVVYRTDELDATHTPVFRQVELLAVDEGLTMADLKGTLDHMVRSLFGPDMKTRLRPNFFPFTEPSAEMDMVCYVCKGESVGNPDRPCRTCSSEGWIELGGCGMVNPKVLTACGVDPEKYSGFAFGFGIERMLMFRHNVEDMRDMVEGDVRFTRPFGSEI; encoded by the coding sequence ATGTCGGCACCGAATAAGTCGTACGACCCAGTAGAGGTCGAGGCGTTGAAACCGGAAGAAGTCGAGCGCATGCGGGACGAGGCGCTGGCCGCGTTCACCGCCGCCGACTCCCTGGACGCGCTCCAGGAGGCGAAGGTCGCCCACACCGGCGGCACCTCTCCGCTGGCGCTGGCCAACCGCGAGATCGGCGCCCTGCCCCCGCAGGCCAAGGCCGCCGCGGGCAAGCTCGTCGGGCAGGCGCGCGGTGCCGTCAACAAGGCCCTCGCCGCCCGCCAGGCCGAGCTGGAGGCCGAGCGCGACGCGCGCGTCCTCGTCGAGGAGGCCGTCGACGTCACCCTCCCGTACGACCGGGTCCCGGCCGGTGCCCGCCACCCGCTGACGACGCTGTCGGAGCGCATCGAGGACGTCTTCGTCGCGATGGGCTACGAGGTCGCCGAGGGCCCGCAGGTCGAGGCCGAGTGGTTCAACTTCGACGCCCTGAACATCGGCCCCGACCACCCGGCGCGCGGCGAGCAGGACACCTTCTTCGTCCAGGCCGCCGACGGCAGCGCCGACTCCGGGCAGGTGCTGCGCACCCACACCTCGCCCGTGCAGATCCGCTCCCTGATGGACCGCGACCTGCCGGTGTACGTGATCTGCCCCGGCGTGGTCTACCGCACCGACGAGCTGGACGCCACGCACACCCCGGTCTTCCGCCAGGTCGAGCTGCTGGCGGTCGACGAGGGCCTGACCATGGCCGACCTCAAGGGCACCCTGGACCACATGGTCCGCTCCCTGTTCGGCCCGGACATGAAGACCCGGCTGCGGCCGAACTTCTTCCCGTTCACCGAGCCGTCCGCCGAGATGGACATGGTCTGCTACGTCTGCAAGGGCGAGTCCGTCGGCAACCCCGACCGCCCCTGCCGCACCTGCTCCTCCGAGGGCTGGATCGAGCTGGGCGGCTGCGGCATGGTCAACCCGAAGGTGCTGACCGCCTGCGGCGTCGACCCCGAGAAGTACAGCGGATTCGCCTTCGGGTTCGGCATCGAACGGATGCTGATGTTCCGCCACAACGTCGAAGACATGCGAGACATGGTCGAGGGTGACGTCCGTTTCACCCGGCCGTTCGGGAGTGAGATCTGA
- the pheT gene encoding phenylalanine--tRNA ligase subunit beta — protein sequence MRIPLSWLREYVDLPATETGRDVQAKLVSAGLEVETVEQLGDGLKGPLVVGQVLTIEELEGFKKPIRFCTVDVGTAGGTSQAFGTGGGTGEPQEIVCGARNFAVGDKVVVVLPGAVLPGDFAIAARKTYGKTSHGMICSSDELGMGDDGTKGIIVLPPETEVGKDAIELLELVDEVLDIAVTANRGDCLSIRGVARETAIAYGLPLRDPALLDVPGPNAFGYPVQVADPFGCDRFTARTVTGLSPEARSPIWLTRRLQKVGVRPISLAVDVTNYVMMELGQPLHAYDRSLVQGTIGVRRATPGEKLTTLDGTQRTLDTEDLVITDERGPIGLAGVMGGANTEIADHEEGQGTTDVVIEAAHFDAVAIARTARRHKLSSEASRRFERGVDPQAAPAAAQRAVDLLVLLAGGTAEAGVTEVIAPSAPHTIAMAADHPDKVAGVVYGRETVVRRLQEVGCDVYGQDELIVTVPSWRPDLAAPNDLAEEVIRLEGYENLPSTLPKPPAGRGLTGRQRLHRRVGRALAGAGYVEAPSYPFISEQVFDQLLLDADDAGRRVVKLTNPLSDEEPALRTSLLPGLLGALRRNDGRGAHDLALFETGLVFHPRAEQAVAPVLSVERRPTDAELASLDAALPVQPRHVAVVLAGAREQAGWWGKGRPADWADAVEAGRTVAREAGAEVVVRQGQYGPWHPGRCAEFVIVAADGTETVVGHAGELHPRVVKALGLPARTAAMELDLDAVAAAGDDTPQAPRISSFPVATQDVALVVDAGVPAADVEAALREGAGELLESIRLFDVYENAEQLGEGRKSLAYALRFRAGDRTLTVDEASAARDAAVALAGERSGAVLRG from the coding sequence ATGCGCATCCCGCTTTCCTGGCTGCGGGAGTACGTCGACCTCCCCGCCACCGAGACCGGCCGCGACGTCCAGGCCAAGCTCGTCTCCGCCGGCCTTGAGGTCGAGACGGTCGAGCAGCTGGGCGACGGCCTCAAGGGCCCCCTCGTCGTCGGTCAGGTCCTCACCATCGAGGAGCTGGAGGGCTTCAAGAAGCCGATCCGCTTCTGCACCGTCGACGTCGGCACCGCTGGGGGCACCTCCCAGGCTTTCGGCACTGGGGGAGGCACCGGCGAGCCGCAGGAGATCGTCTGCGGCGCCCGCAACTTCGCCGTCGGCGACAAGGTCGTCGTCGTGCTGCCCGGCGCGGTCCTGCCCGGTGACTTCGCGATCGCCGCCCGCAAGACCTACGGCAAGACGTCCCACGGCATGATCTGCTCCAGCGACGAGCTGGGCATGGGCGACGACGGCACCAAGGGCATCATCGTCCTGCCGCCCGAGACAGAGGTCGGCAAGGACGCCATCGAGCTGCTGGAACTGGTCGACGAGGTCCTCGACATCGCCGTCACCGCCAACCGCGGCGACTGCCTCTCCATTCGCGGTGTCGCCCGCGAGACCGCGATCGCCTACGGCCTGCCGCTGCGCGACCCGGCGCTCCTCGACGTCCCCGGGCCGAACGCGTTCGGCTACCCGGTGCAGGTCGCCGACCCCTTCGGCTGCGACCGCTTCACCGCCCGCACGGTGACCGGGCTCAGCCCCGAGGCGCGCTCCCCGATCTGGCTGACGCGGCGCCTGCAGAAGGTCGGCGTCCGCCCGATCTCCCTCGCCGTCGACGTCACGAACTACGTGATGATGGAGCTGGGCCAGCCCCTGCACGCCTACGACCGCTCCCTGGTCCAGGGCACCATCGGCGTCCGCCGCGCCACCCCCGGCGAGAAGCTGACCACCCTCGACGGCACCCAGCGCACCCTCGACACCGAGGACCTGGTCATCACCGACGAGCGTGGCCCCATCGGCCTCGCCGGCGTCATGGGCGGCGCCAACACGGAGATCGCCGATCACGAGGAGGGCCAGGGCACGACCGACGTCGTCATCGAGGCCGCCCACTTCGACGCCGTCGCCATCGCGCGCACCGCCCGCCGGCACAAGCTGTCCTCCGAGGCGTCCCGCCGCTTCGAGCGGGGCGTCGACCCGCAGGCCGCGCCCGCCGCCGCGCAGCGCGCCGTCGACCTGCTGGTCCTCCTCGCGGGCGGTACCGCCGAGGCCGGTGTCACCGAGGTCATCGCGCCCTCGGCCCCACACACCATCGCGATGGCCGCCGACCACCCCGACAAGGTCGCGGGTGTCGTCTACGGCCGCGAGACCGTCGTCCGCCGGCTCCAGGAGGTCGGCTGTGACGTCTACGGGCAGGACGAGCTGATCGTCACCGTGCCGTCGTGGCGGCCCGACCTCGCCGCGCCGAACGACCTCGCCGAAGAGGTCATCCGCCTGGAGGGCTACGAGAACCTGCCCTCCACCCTGCCGAAGCCGCCCGCCGGGCGCGGGCTCACCGGGCGCCAGCGGCTGCACCGCCGCGTCGGGCGCGCGCTGGCCGGCGCCGGGTACGTCGAGGCGCCGTCCTACCCGTTCATCTCCGAGCAGGTCTTCGACCAGCTCCTGCTGGACGCGGACGACGCCGGCCGCCGGGTCGTCAAGCTCACCAACCCCCTCAGCGACGAGGAGCCCGCGCTGCGCACCTCGCTGCTGCCGGGGCTGCTGGGCGCGCTGCGGCGCAACGACGGGCGGGGCGCGCACGACCTCGCCCTGTTCGAGACGGGCCTGGTGTTCCACCCGCGTGCGGAGCAGGCCGTCGCGCCGGTCCTTTCGGTCGAACGGCGGCCCACGGACGCCGAGTTGGCGTCGCTGGACGCCGCTCTTCCGGTCCAGCCTCGGCACGTCGCGGTCGTGCTGGCCGGGGCCCGCGAGCAGGCCGGCTGGTGGGGCAAGGGGCGCCCCGCCGACTGGGCCGACGCGGTCGAGGCCGGGCGGACCGTCGCGCGTGAGGCCGGGGCCGAGGTCGTGGTGCGCCAGGGGCAGTACGGGCCCTGGCACCCCGGCCGGTGCGCCGAGTTCGTGATCGTCGCCGCCGACGGCACCGAGACTGTCGTCGGGCACGCCGGTGAGCTGCACCCCCGCGTCGTCAAGGCGCTCGGGCTGCCCGCCCGGACCGCCGCGATGGAACTCGACCTCGACGCGGTCGCCGCCGCCGGGGACGACACGCCCCAGGCGCCCCGGATCTCCTCGTTCCCCGTCGCCACCCAGGACGTCGCGCTCGTCGTCGACGCCGGGGTGCCGGCCGCCGACGTCGAGGCGGCGCTGCGCGAGGGCGCGGGCGAACTGCTGGAGTCGATCCGGCTGTTCGACGTCTACGAGAACGCCGAGCAACTGGGCGAGGGGCGCAAGTCCCTGGCCTACGCGCTGCGCTTCCGCGCCGGTGACCGGACCCTGACGGTCGACGAGGCGTCTGCCGCGCGCGACGCGGCCGTCGCGCTCGCCGGGGAGCGGTCGGGGGCGGTCCTGCGGGGCTGA
- a CDS encoding PP2C family protein-serine/threonine phosphatase: MFGIRRSLGWVVAPVMVVGAYQAVCPVVGGAAVLAVGGGVALHVRRELRQARRVAGVAQSVVLRPLPPRVEGLGVAAVQISAERGAVVGGDLYEVVGTEFGVRVVMGDVRGHGLAALGTVAALLGGFREAVHDEPDLGGVLRRLDRTLARHLRDRALAEHPSSGRESEGGPAGEEFVTVLLLEIGADGGVLALNCGHPWPYLITGSRVLPLSRADPLPPLGPFPLPADLAVEHGFLLPGESMVLFTDGAEDARDRKGRFFPLPYMLERAAAEHGGSPRELVRTVLSDLLRHTAGRPADDVALLALRNGRTGGSFRPAGHRAGGHEHPAPDSTPLAPHP, encoded by the coding sequence ATGTTCGGCATCAGGCGGTCGTTGGGGTGGGTCGTCGCGCCCGTGATGGTGGTCGGCGCGTATCAGGCGGTGTGCCCGGTGGTCGGCGGGGCGGCGGTCCTCGCCGTCGGCGGGGGCGTCGCGCTGCACGTGCGGCGGGAGCTGAGACAGGCGAGGCGGGTCGCGGGGGTCGCGCAGAGCGTCGTCCTGCGGCCCCTGCCGCCCCGCGTCGAGGGGCTGGGGGTGGCCGCCGTCCAGATCTCCGCCGAGCGCGGGGCCGTCGTCGGCGGGGATCTGTACGAGGTCGTCGGCACCGAGTTCGGGGTGCGGGTCGTGATGGGGGACGTGCGGGGGCACGGGCTCGCGGCGCTCGGCACGGTCGCGGCGCTGCTCGGCGGCTTCCGCGAGGCCGTGCACGACGAACCCGACCTCGGCGGGGTCTTACGCCGTCTCGACCGCACCCTCGCCCGGCACCTGCGCGACCGCGCCCTCGCCGAACACCCCTCCAGCGGACGGGAGTCGGAGGGCGGCCCGGCGGGGGAGGAGTTCGTCACCGTCCTCCTGCTGGAGATCGGCGCGGACGGCGGCGTCCTCGCCCTCAACTGCGGTCATCCGTGGCCCTACCTGATCACCGGCTCCCGGGTCCTGCCCCTGTCGCGGGCCGACCCCCTCCCGCCCCTGGGCCCGTTCCCCCTGCCGGCCGACCTGGCGGTGGAGCACGGGTTCCTGCTGCCCGGCGAGTCGATGGTCCTCTTCACGGACGGCGCCGAGGACGCCCGGGACAGGAAGGGCCGCTTCTTCCCGCTCCCGTACATGCTGGAGCGGGCGGCGGCGGAACACGGCGGCTCCCCACGGGAGTTGGTGCGCACGGTCCTGTCGGACCTGCTGCGGCACACGGCGGGCCGGCCCGCGGACGACGTGGCGCTCCTGGCCCTGCGCAACGGACGGACGGGAGGTTCCTTCCGGCCCGCGGGACACCGCGCGGGCGGTCATGAACACCCCGCCCCCGACAGCACACCCCTGGCCCCCCATCCGTAG